From the Saccharomycodes ludwigii strain NBRC 1722 chromosome I, whole genome shotgun sequence genome, one window contains:
- the CDC9 gene encoding DNA ligase (ATP) CDC9 (similar to Saccharomyces cerevisiae YDL164C | CDC9 | Cell Division Cycle) — MSSKNNTIGSKKQVTLARFFTSMKQKNDPETDNITKNISAENTITGDHSGISPTATKKISNEDNLSSSPLSKVTVPVPPSKKLHKNDTSPIILYSDLCDLYQDIESTSSRLSITSKLTDFFNRVLEIDSNQLKIVTYLCINRLGPDYVSNLELGLGEGLLIKAIAESTGKKSAKIRSSYKDHGDLGMVASKARSNQPTMFKPKPMSCKEVFETLTKIATTTGTNSQTKKIGLIKKMLTNCSGNEAKFLIRSLESKLRIGLAEKTVLISLAQSLLKRELDNNNKSDSNNTSITVEEATDLIRESFCQVPNYEIIIDTCLEYGISNLSKFIKITPGIPLKPMLAKPTKSVSEVLDRFQGETFTCEYKYDGERAQVHLLADGSFRVYSRNSENMTERYPEIDLKKYIRDQDSMITLILDGEAVAYDVEQMKILPFQILSTRKRKDVDALKVKVRVCLFIFDCLLYNDEVLINKTLKERREVLHKVLKPVPGELQFANQIITTDIDEMQNYLDQSVQNSCEGLMVKVLDGKESHYEPSKRSRNWLKLKKDYLAGVGDSLDLCVMGAYHGRGKRTGGYGGFLLGCYNDDTGEYETCCKIGTGFSDEMLSKLYETLHPTEIEQPKSFYVFDNSAVPDVWFDPTMLFEVLTADLSLSPIYKAGINTLGKGISLRFPRFLKIRTDKNIEDATTSNQVIDFYQSQNHIQ; from the coding sequence ATGAGTAGTAAGAATAATACCATTGGTTCCAAAAAACAAGTTACATTAGCAAGGTTTTTTACCTCTATGaagcaaaaaaatgatCCGGAAACAGATAATATAACGAAAAATATCAGTGCTGAAAACACCATAACAGGAGATCATAGCGGCATCTCTCCTACAGctactaaaaaaatatctaatGAGGACAACTTGTCATCTTCTCCGTTATCTAAAGTTACTGTTCCCGTTCCACCTAgcaaaaaattacataaaAATGACACTTCACccattatattatattcaGACTTGTGTGACCTATATCAAGATATAGAATCGACATCTTCAAGGTTATCAATTACTTCCAAATTGActgattttttcaatagaGTTTTGGAAATAGATTcaaatcaattaaaaattgtaaCTTATTTATGTATTAATAGATTAGGTCCGGATTACGTATCAAATTTAGAATTGGGGCTAGGGGAAGGTTTGTTGATCAAGGCAATTGCAGAATCTACCGGGAAAAAATCGGCTAAGATTAGATCTAGTTACAAAGATCACGGTGATTTAGGAATGGTTGCATCTAAAGCCAGGTCCAATCAACCGACCATGTTCAAGCCAAAACCAATGAGTTGCAAAGAAGTTTTTGAAACTTTGACTAAAATTGCGACGACAACTGGAACTAATTCtcaaacaaagaaaatcGGGctgattaaaaaaatgttgaCTAATTGTAGCGGGAACGAGGCCAAATTTTTGATTAGATCTTTAGAAAGTAAATTAAGGATTGGATTAGCAGAAAAGACAGTTTTAATTTCCTTGGCACAATCTCTACTAAAAAGGGAGCTtgacaataacaataaaagcGATAGCAATAATACTTCAATTACTGTCGAAGAGGCAACAGATTTAATTAGAGAAAGTTTTTGCCAAGTGCCTAATTACGAAATTATTATCGACACTTGTTTAGAATATGGAATCTCTAATCTAAgcaaatttatcaaaattaCTCCTGGTATTCCATTAAAACCCATGTTGGCTAAACCAACTAAAAGTGTTAGTGAAGTGTTGGATAGGTTTCAAGGAGAAACTTTTACTTGCgaatataaatatgatGGAGAAAGAGCACAAGTTCATTTATTAGCAGATGGTAGTTTTAGAGTATATTCCAGAAATTCAGAAAATATGACCGAAAGATACCCTGAAATAGATCTAAAGAAATACATAAGAGACCAAGATTCCATGATTACACTAATATTGGATGGCGAAGCTGTTGCTTATGACGTGGAgcaaatgaaaattttacCGTTCCAGATATTGAGCactagaaaaagaaaagatgtTGATGCCTTAAAAGTTAAAGTTAGAGTctgtttgtttatatttgattgcttattatataatgatgaagttttaattaacaaaactttaaaagaGAGACGAGAAGTGTTACACAAAGTGCTGAAACCAGTGCCGGGAGAATTGCAATTTGCcaatcaaataattacAACGGATATTGACGAAATGCAAAACTATTTGGATCAGTCAGTGCAAAATTCTTGTGAGGGTCTAATGGTCAAAGTTTTGGATGGCAAAGAGTCTCATTATGAACCAAGCAAAAGATCAAGGAATTggttaaaattgaaaaaggaTTATTTAGCAGGCGTTGGTGACTCGCTTGATTTATGTGTGATGGGCGCGTATCATGGTAGAGGAAAAAGGACAGGCGGGTACGGTGGATTTTTGTTGGGGTGTTATAATGATGACACTGGTGAATATGAAACTTGTTGCAAAATCGGTACTGGATTTTCAGATGAAATGTTAAGCAAATTGTATGAAACTTTGCATCCAACCGAAATTGAACAACCCAAATCCTTTTACGTTTTCGATAACAGCGCTGTTCCTGACGTTTGGTTTGATCCGACTATGTTATTTGAAGTTTTAACTGCTGATTTGTCGTTATCACCTATTTATAAAGCTGGTATAAACACTTTGGGTAAGGGTATCTCCTTAAGATTTCCTAGATTTCTTAAAATCAGGactgataaaaatatagagGATGCTACTACTTCTAACCAAGTTATCGATTTTTATCAGTCACAAAATCACATACAATAA
- a CDS encoding uncharacterized protein (similar to Saccharomyces cerevisiae YDL160C-A | MHF2 | Mph1-associated Histone-Fold protein) yields the protein MCYISQLKCESCKIYNNYTDLQFCTYCKLIQCKYCCRSTDTNCFVYKYCKYCHYIQQDSPTRFNNQGNYVSLNNYNKNYRRHANIDRRAEKEYCPHCFSCPNCENLRLSQSSATVTTIPQNSEIVKLCCYRCGFKYEGSSDINTIYHQLYSKFYDLLHYFTTDRDDNHDNTILEVKNDHHAITPGLIELQNCYLLQCISCAEILEYMALSASKVTFPLTNSIVTQTFPIPLCFIVSVQEKNTSAVRQDLLKIQLNVLNETSYHGMFDIEIIKSVGMFIKTKNITIELKTNDTSQDRKPATNILLLLSTLPRYKLEANNTKLIRRENIRRSTNGFGCNRNTDQIEYGNGYILMPISLDPDVAISEIYLELKVRPVVSSESSFLSSSSSSAFTMYYNYKFYKIR from the coding sequence atgtgttATATAAGCCAATTAAAATGTGAAAgttgtaaaatatataacaatTATACAGACCTTCAATTTTGCACATACTGTAAATTGATACAATGCAAATATTGTTGCAGAAGCACAGATACAAACTGTtttgtatataaatattgtaAATATTGTCACTACATACAACAAGATAGTCCGACGAGATTTAACAATCAGGGAAACTATGTTTCATTAAATAACTACAACAAAAACTATAGAAGACACGCTAACATCGACAGAAGAgcagaaaaagaatattgCCCTCATTGCTTTAGTTGTCCCAACTGTGAAAATTTACGTTTATCACAATCCAGTGCTACTGTTACTACTATTCCTCAGAATTCTGAAATAGTTAAACTTTGTTGTTATAGGTGTGGTTTTAAATACGAGGGAAGCAGTGACATTAATACAATTTATCACCAATTATATTCCAAATTTTATGATTTACTGCATTATTTTACGACTGATAGAGACGACAATCATGATAACACCATTTTAGAGGTTAAAAATGATCATCACGCCATTACACCTGGATTAATTGAATTGCAAAACTGTTATTTGCTTCAATGCATATCATGCGCAGAAATATTGGAATATATGGCACTGAGCGCATCTAAAGTGACCTTCCCCCTTACTAATTCGATCGTGACGCAAACTTTTCCAATTCCGTTATGCTTCATAGTTTCGGTtcaggaaaaaaatacctCTGCTGTTAGACAAGATTTGTTGAAAATACAATTAAATGTACTTAACGAAACCTCATATCATGGTATGTTTGatattgaaattattaaGTCTGTTGGAATgtttattaaaactaaaaatattacaataGAGCTAAAAACTAATGACACTTCTCAGGATAGAAAACCGGCAACAAACATTCTTTTGCTATTAAGTACGCTGCCTCGATATAAATTGGAAGCCAATAATACAAAACTAATACGAAGAGAAAACATCAGAAGATCTACAAATGGTTTTGGTTGCAATAGAAATACTGATCAAATCGAATACGGGAATGGGTATATATTAATGCCAATTTCATTAGATCCTGATGTGGCTATTTCAGAAATTTATTTGGAATTGAAAGTGCGACCAGTGGTATCCTCAGagtcttcttttctttcctcGAGTTCCAGTAGTGCATTTACTAtgtattataattataaattttataaaatacgCTAA
- the CDC36 gene encoding CCR4-NOT core subunit CDC36 (similar to Saccharomyces cerevisiae YDL165W | CDC36 | Cell Division Cycle), protein MTVSKYGLQSLLEEFSKLQKKLPKHENENSTDNTITEQQQQSNNRDNTMITGVDLTPYIQSLNLDPASKLPFHHVLETLPSPWIETSRSDVEPRHFIPESFTKITNVLGSPVSPPVFNQVSNVEQNKISLFQDETLFYLFYKHPASAVQELTYIELRKRNWRYHKQLKVWLTKDPFMDPVVSQDGLSERGRYVFFDPQRWEKVQKDFILYYNAIM, encoded by the coding sequence ATGACTGTTTCAAAATATGGGTTGCAATCATTGCTAGAAGAGTTTAGCAAAttacaaaagaaattacCAAAACacgaaaatgaaaattcaACTGATAATACCATCAcagaacaacaacaacagagTAATAACAGAGATAATACTATGATTACTGGTGTTGACTTAACGCCCTATATACAATCATTAAATCTAGATCCGGCGTCTAAACTACCGTTCCACCATGTTTTAGAAACACTACCATCTCCATGGATTGAAACATCAAGAAGTGATGTGGAACCACGACATTTTATACCGGAGAGCTTCactaaaataacaaatgtCTTAGGATCACCTGTTTCGCCACCAGTTTTCAATCAAGTTTCTAATGTGGAACAgaataaaatttctttatttcaAGACGAAACCTTgttctatttattttataaacatCCCGCTAGTGCTGTGCAAGAACTAACATATATTGAGCTAAGGAAGCGTAATTGGAGGTATCATAAGCAATTAAAAGTATGGTTAACAAAGGACCCTTTTATGGATCCTGTTGTTTCCCAAGATGGATTAAGTGAAAGGGGTAGATATGTGTTTTTTGATCCTCAAAGATGGGAAAAAGTTCAAAAAGATTTCATATTGTATTACAATGCCATTATGTGA
- the HMX1 gene encoding Hmx1p (similar to Saccharomyces cerevisiae YLR205C | HMX1 | HeMe oXygenase) → MSPSTTKIINENTNHTIIPSPTDTGALANRINFNTREQHNKIDKTMSLKFAMAMKHGFIYRQGLLAFYFVFKAIEEEIQRLMSDNSSNNLTGEILRGFWMDEFYRTGNLYNDLCFFYSKEFPTKQTFDKFLKEQSSQLPSKQQDFIDYIHEMTLLKPWVILAYCHVEYLALFAGGRVMRSTLYKNSGLFPSIGHLSKEEISKKGTKFFTFSEDGVVAENKLRMEYRKNFEIQTRNKLSEQQKLDIIEVAGKIFDWNASIVNELGQINRDELMNKFSFRLITFIFEELKASKFFTIKTKNVSQKKLFLVFILALLQILITIGFFKMYF, encoded by the coding sequence ATGTCTccttcaacaacaaaaattattaatgaaaatacgAACCATACCATCATTCCCTCACCAACTGACACTGGTGCTCTAGCCAACAGAATTAACTTTAATACAAGGGAACAACATAACAAAATCGATAAAACAATGAGTCTTAAATTTGCTATGGCAATGAAACATGGATTTATATATCGACAAGGGTTGCTAgccttttattttgttttcaaagCTATCGAAGAGGAAATCCAAAGATTGATGTCTGACAATAGCAGCAATAATTTAACTGGGGAAATATTACGTGGGTTTTGGATGGATGAATTTTATAGAACTggtaatttatataatgatttgtgttttttttattcaaaagaATTCCCCACGAAACAAACTTTTgacaaatttttaaaggaaCAAAGTTCTCAATTACCATCTAAACAACAGGATTTTATCGACTACATTCATGAAATGACACTTTTAAAACCATGGGTTATTTTGGCTTACTGTCATGTTGAATATTTAGCTTTGTTTGCTGGCGGTCGTGTCATGAGAAGCACTCTTTACAAAAACAGCGGTTTATTTCCAAGCATTGGACATTTgtcaaaagaagaaattagTAAAAAGGGTACTAAGTTTTTCACTTTCAGCGAGGATGGTGTAGTtgctgaaaataaattaagaatggaatatagaaaaaattttgaaattcaGACTAGGAATAAACTAAGtgaacaacaaaaattagACATCATTGAGGTTGCTGGTAAAATCTTTGATTGGAATGCTTCTATTGTTAATGAATTAGGACAAATTAACAGAGATGAATTGATGAATAAATTTAGCTTCAGGTTAAtcacatttatatttgaagaattaaaagcatccaaattttttacaataaaaactaaaaatgtCTCTCAGAAAAAACtctttttagtttttataCTGGCTTTGTTACAGATATTAATTACCATTggcttttttaaaatgtatTTTTAA
- a CDS encoding ENTH domain-containing protein (similar to Saccharomyces cerevisiae YLR206W | ENT2 | Epsin N-Terminal homology (paralog of YDL161W | ENT1)), protein MARVWSSAKNMVHGYSAAQVCVREATSNAPEGPSVDQLDEIASRSYDADQFFEIMDMLDKRLNSKGKYWKHVAKALTVLDYLARNGSENCVTWCQVNLYIIKTLKEFYYADDSGKDFGQIIRVKAKELSSLLQDEDRLKEERSLSKNAGRGAARRRAGSGSGSSRYDDDLQRALEESKLTAQEDENRRRGLAPNGSEDDDLQTALKLSKEEEELKQLQDKLKQQQMVQTGATGQIQYYDVFGNPISPEEYAQFQLQQQQQEALAQQEALAQQQALAQQQALAQQQALAQQQAFLAQQQAISEQQALYQQQLMQADLISGSNNPFSMNNEAEKKKQEALDKQRELEEQKRNLEEQQRQWEEQQRVQKLQEEEARRRQLEDQKRLLEEKKRQLEEQQRLQQQQQQPLQMNRTGDAAMSAKYGELNTLLATGTGIDTFGNSGEARIPAQHTKTGTFINSQGTGFYQVNDKDLSKNNPFLTSQYTGLPSSSIVPVQTGFGFGNQLQPQQQNYNAANNINNTSSENSANNNGNAGYSLIDL, encoded by the coding sequence ATGGCTAGAGTATGGAGTTCCGCTAAAAATATGGTCCATGGGTATTCTGCAGCCCAAGTTTGTGTTAGAGAAGCCACCTCGAATGCTCCTGAGGGACCTTCTGTCGACCAATTAGATGAAATAGCAAGTAGATCGTATGATGCGGATCAATTTTTCGAAATTATGGATATGCTAGATAAGAGATTGAACAGTAAGGGTAAATATTGGAAACACGTTGCAAAAGCGCTAACCGTTTTAGATTACTTAGCTAGAAATGGATCTGAGAATTGTGTTACTTGGTGTCAAGTTAATTTATACATCattaaaacattaaaagaattttatTATGCTGATGACTCAGGGAAAGATTTTGGTCAAATTATCAGGGTTAAAGCCAAGGAATTGAGCTCTTTATTACAAGATGAAGATAgattaaaagaagaaagaagcTTATCAAAAAATGCAGGACGCGGAGCTGCCCGTAGGAGGGCTGGCAGTGGTAGTGGTTCTTCTCGTTATGATGACGATTTGCAAAGGGCCTTGGAAGAAAGTAAATTAACTGCGCAAGAAGATGAGAATAGGAGGAGAGGTTTGGCACCTAATGGAagtgaagatgatgatttgCAGACCGCTTTGAAATTGTctaaagaagaagaagaattaaaacaacTACAGGACAAATTAaagcaacaacaaatgGTTCAAACAGGTGCAACCGGTCAAATCCAATACTACGATGTTTTTGGCAACCCAATAAGTCCTGAGGAATATGCCCAATTTCAGTTgcagcaacaacagcaagAAGCTTTGGCCCAGCAAGAAGCCTTGGCTCAGCAACAAGCTTTGGCTCAGCAACAAGCTTTAGCTCAACAACAAGCTTTGGCTCAACAACAGGCGTTTTTGGCTCAACAACAAGCCATATCTGAACAACAAGCTTTatatcaacaacaattgATGCAAGCAGACTTGATATCGGGTAGTAATAATCCATTTTCTATGAATAATGAGGCtgagaaaaagaaacaggAGGCATTAGATAAACAAAGAGAGTTGGAAGAGCAAAAGAGAAATTTAGAAGAACAGCAAAGACAATGGGAAGAACAGCAAAGAGTACAAAAATTACAAGAGGAAGAAGCACGCAGAAGGCAATTGGAGGACCAAAAGAGATTAttggaagaaaagaagagacAATTAGAAGAACAACAAAGGttacaacaacagcaacaacagccATTACAAATGAATAGAACCGGTGATGCCGCTATGAGTGCCAAATATGGTGAATTAAACACTTTATTGGCTACTGGTACTGGTATTGATACCTTTGGTAACAGTGGTGAAGCACGTATTCCAGCTCAACATACCAAGACAGGCACATTTATTAACTCACAAGGTACTGGATTTTATCAAGTTAATGATAAAGATTTATCTAAGAATAATCCCTTTTTGACGTCGCAGTACACCGGTTTGCCAAGTAGTTCAATTGTTCCCGTACAAACCGGGTTTGGTTTTGGTAATCAACTTCAgccacaacaacaaaactACAATGCTGCtaacaatattaacaataccAGTAGTGAGAATAGTGCCAATAACAATGGTAATGCTGGTTACAGTTTAATTGacttgtaa
- the MSS51 gene encoding Mss51p (similar to Saccharomyces cerevisiae YLR203C | MSS51 | Mitochondrial Splicing Suppressor) yields MMSSMTVNTILKGTLLNNVTLQTLSPSSTLLNQKRHIMGFVRNALGLDAPADPNDPTPANRFHPWVESPCPDLRDRAHRIMELAKCPVTGEKIEFTCPISGIPTHHSKEAWESDKVYHSTKKYDYLRKVNIYEHDLRSGRPFPEFDFPLEQDFDRVVNMTNWDLFFYTRQFYSMDTEFQLAAVTKMLSYPMTIASILHQYSPYSLTPKGPITLEGLKSLAALRYTLYPFEQQKQKNLAKVKDRPMRIFILGARAEAQLPGHVWKQIQALFPVQSFEIHFIGPECFYDREQGRYITSSEPIIQNVDETLRLVYHTDYFHVYHLQQDFFPYDPYLDVFFAFHAGFGAIESKNTWMGESFKGLLETKCGIFITGYNKQDIMNDWNTITEQGHNKMDVLMEPIKNVFGSTKWELNDANPQEVYQFNMWVAGFRGKRYHAIEV; encoded by the coding sequence atgatgTCGTCCATGACTGTtaatacaattttaaaaggaACACTTCTTAACAATGTTACACTCCAGACTCTCTCACCCTCATCAACTTTGTTAAACCAGAAACGTCACATTATGGGGTTTGTTAGAAACGCGTTAGGCTTAGATGCGCCAGCTGATCCAAATGACCCAACTCCAGCGAATAGATTTCACCCATGGGTCGAATCACCATGTCCAGATTTAAGAGATCGTGCACACCGTATTATGGAATTGGCTAAATGCCCAGTAACTGGCGAAAAAATTGAGTTTACTTGTCCGATAAGTGGTATCCCTACCCACCATTCAAAAGAAGCTTGGGAAAGTGATAAAGTATATCATTCCaccaaaaaatatgattatTTACGTAAGGTAAATATATACGAACATGATTTGAGAAGTGGTAGACCATTTCCTGAATTTGACTTTCCCTTAGAACAGGATTTTGACAGGGTTGTTAACATGACAAATTgggatttatttttttatactaGGCAATTTTATTCTATGGATACTGAATTCCAATTGGCTGCAGTCACCAAAATGTTAAGCTATCCAATGACAATAGCCTCTATTTTACACCAGTATTCTCCATATTCTTTAACTCCCAAGGGTCCAATTACTTTAGAAGGTCTAAAAAGTTTGGCAGCATTGCGCTATACTTTGTATCCGTTtgaacaacaaaaacagaaaaattTGGCAAAAGTCAAGGATCGCCCAATGAGAATCTTTATTTTAGGTGCTAGAGCTGAGGCACAATTGCCTGGTCATGTTTGGAAACAAATACAAGCTCTTTTCCCTGTGCAAAGTTTTGAGATACATTTTATTGGACCCGAATGTTTTTATGATAGAGAACAAGGCAGATATATTACCAGTTCAGAACCTATTATTCAAAATGTCGATGAAACTTTGCGCTTGGTTTACCATACAGATTATTTCCATGTTTATCATTTACAACAAGACTTCTTCCCATACGATCCATACTTGGATGTGTTTTTCGCTTTTCATGCCGGCTTTGGTGCTAtagaaagtaaaaatacttGGATGGGAGAAAGTTTCAAGGGGTTATTAGAAACTAAATGCGGTATTTTTATAACCGGGTATAACAAGCAAGATATAATGAATGACTGGAATACTATTACTGAACAAGGACACAATAAAATGGATGTTTTAATGGAACCTATTAAGAATGTGTTTGGTAGTACCAAATGGGAACTGAACGATGCTAATCCACAAGAAGTTTATCAGTTTAACATGTGGGTTGCTGGTTTTAGAGGTAAAAGGTACCATGCAATTGAAGTTTAG
- the QRI5 gene encoding mitochondrial 37S ribosomal protein mS38, whose translation MFGNVLRRSMVRSTNAFGVQLSAKRMLTSMPQGSNNNNISLSPIVLSTIKTVGTSTNFFGPVSKLAQIISPPFIQESNQGLIEAEENEIFADSVMRKRKKKMKKHKLRKRRKREKANKRKQSQGK comes from the coding sequence ATGTTTGGTAATGTACTAAGGAGATCTATGGTAAGATCAACCAATGCCTTTGGTGTTCAACTATCTGCTAAAAGAATGTTGACCTCAATGCCCCAAGGaagcaataacaacaatatttcTTTGAGCCCAATAGTATTATCCACAATAAAAACTGTTGGAACTTCTACTAACTTTTTTGGTCCTGTATCTAAATTAGCTCAGATAATTAGCCCCCCTTTTATACAAGAATCTAATCAAGGGTTAATTGAAGCGGAAGAAAATGAGATTTTTGCTGATAGTGTTAtgaggaaaaggaaaaaaaaaatgaaaaagcaTAAATtaaggaaaagaagaaagagagaaaaagcCAATAAGAGAAAACAAAGCCAAGGTAAATga